The following are encoded in a window of Phragmites australis chromosome 22, lpPhrAust1.1, whole genome shotgun sequence genomic DNA:
- the LOC133904963 gene encoding protein MODIFIER OF SNC1 1-like isoform X2: protein MTVLGKVPKPINLPSQRLENNGLDPNLEIVPKGTLTWGSKPTPTTPNAWGSSSILSTKNDGSSSSSSHFNGRPSSGGGSRPSTAGSESLGSTNAWGPNSRPSSASGTFPSPHLPMATNRPRSAETRPGSSQLSRFADNAFENVKALIRTIDRSGSSSHGHGFTLSTVDFPTLGSEVNSQRGHSSKGRPTSSSGKEASQTEQGKSLTAGSDEVISPSNNHPVDIMKTEHHAQTGGAPAPATSLPNEGLQPQPYPPNFRMPPPQFDSWHAPPGHPPEGMWHRGAAPGGPYRPVGSPGSFPVEAFGYYGQFPPNSEAAARQGSGRGGYHSKNGDTYHPMPPNSYIMNQPVIPVRPIYQGPEAYDGYYAPRANFNNANVRDPHFVGGPHQPGILNQFPNQNDRFHPGHSQSRPAKHETVPREQLESDKVHVYRRGQPRILHDNPDRLGGTHEVERNVQPTPPLLPHPDGDRTDVNMRTDIRDTFERNRVLTKSVPDQRGPDGADHSSVFENAHSQPRETGDVTLCKKFKEDNSVTRDQQPVIKKNAALIEKIESLNNKARNVDAPNVPEPSSSKEFKRQQKSTDSKADQVIKDVSSTVIAGIVSASDQVASVSHISPVLQRLPNVPTDGTIVGPSHSQLAEFSKTGKLGNSINDHAHRRDDSSRNNHHGPAKDRSPNKFAGHGRGESSTTDSLPVVDLRNNSQHGQPPDTASQLQPVTVTDDIPASLDYESQRAKMRELAAQRAKKLQAEEEERIKNQKAKALAKLEELNRRSSVLQKKSNDAKVETDDAHIKEKAVLDVTAKLATSTAELPDITPPASLTALQPPTDPMYSVVLVHSPSTTLSHSAGDGEDPVAHATSSSARNTQSNTEHVVQKNISQSHDISVTKPRQGYRRRHVSEEEIPGKKPSVPVSTGNAKKNIEVSFDTTTAVVTSHDPPVQNKKGARHLRSKKKVDDASVTSKHPPVVFNEQNTVKVSSEPKTHTGGVIINSSIVSTEGTIVTVGSITVGGISLASLNQERVKSPDGAQNTENSRSRSEQATRSGKHQHAVRPVEKPRGNEGVLWAPVKPSGQNEQSDGAMLNTAVADSTQPAGKLSNDGENVTRTKRAEMERYVPKLLSKELQQQNLGPTLQSEKTCGDNKSHDKEAIEKSSAAKFDATTEPRKWEDKKTSKGHGKSHPSWRRRNTDESASVVPNPIEQADNSHESKEVQKSADQNQPIEPNKQEDKQLKSKVDTSAENSSASAQTVSLPVSAAKEHNAANRQRRQHVKASNYSNESKDREGRNDFVHQSATTAMDSNSSDHRNISRTDVKSSGVVSHSRGHWKPKSNSHPQNSSDGNSGVEGQVDSHGGRFEMNSSKGSDNTTRQDSSGKPIKRSDGIDEKDAHNEQENLTREDGNHAEQQQVNPPLRRQGHHNGRYNRGGMHRGRGYDAGRSGHGTNAERQKGGSHLEYQPVGSYKPADFQQNPSVDERTEGPPASGPAFREHGHNRGPRPAGHFVRRNPASASTTNSYQDE from the exons ATGACTGTTCTAGGAAAAGTCCCAAAACCGATTAATTTACCAAGTCAGAG ATTGGAAAACAATGGTCTTGATCCCAATCTGGAAATTGTTCCAAA GGGCACCCTCACTTGGGGCAGCAAACCAACACCTACAACACCAAATGCATGGGGTTCCTCGTCAATTCTGTCAACCAAGAATGATGGAAGCTCCAGTTCATCCAGCCACTTCAATGGTCGGCCCTCTTCTGGGGGAGGCTCAAGGCCATCAACAGCTGGAAGTGAATCGCTTGGTTCAACCAATGCATGGGGTCCGAATTCTCGTCCATCTTCAGCATCAGGCACATTTCCATCACCTCATTTACCAATGGCCACAAATCGTCCTCGAAGCGCGGAAACAAGACCAGGAAGTTCACAGCTTTCTCGTTTCGCAGATAACGCTTTTGAGAATGTGAAAGCATTGATAAGGACTATTGACAGATCG GGATCTTCATCACATGGGCATGGGTTCACTCTAAGTACCGTTGATTTCCCAACACTTGGCTCTGAAGTAAACAGTCAACGAG GTCATAGTTCGAAAGGGCGCCCAACTTCTAGTTCGGGTAAAGAGGCATCGCAAACTGAACAAGGGAAGAGCCTAACAGCTG GATCTGATGAGGTAATTTCGCCATCCAATAATCATCCTGTTGATATCATGAAGACAGAGCATCATGCACAAACTGGAGGTGCTCCTGCCCCCGCCACAAGTCTGCCAAATGAAGGCCTGCAACCACAGCCATACCCTCCTAATTTCCGTATGCCTCCTCCACAGTTTGATTCATGGCATGCACCTCCTGGTCACCCACCTGAGGGAATGTGGCATAGAGGAGCAGCACCAGGTGGCCCATACAGACCTGTAGGCTCCCCTGGCAGTTTCCCTGTTGAAGCATTTGGTTATTATGGTCAGTTCCCACCCAATTCTGAAGCAGCAGCAAGGCAGGGCTCGGGGCGTGGTGGATATCACTCTAAAAATGGAGACACTTATCATCCTATGCCTCCTAATTCCTATATTATGAATCAACCTGTTATTCCAGTGAGACCAATTTATCAGGGTCCAGAGGCTTATGATGGATATTATGCTCCTCGAGCAAATTTCAATAATGCCAATGTGAGAGATCCACATTTCGTTGGAGGTCCTCATCAACCAGGAATATTGAATCAATTCCCAAATCAGAATGACAGGTTCCACCCTGGACATTCTCAGAGCAGACCAGCCAAACATGAAACAGTTCCTAGGGAGCAGCTAGAATCTGATAAAGTACATGTGTATCGTCGAGGACAGCCTAGGATTTTGCATGATAACCCTGATCGCCTAGGAGGTACCCATGAAGTTGAAAGGAATGTGCAACCAACACCACCACTTCTTCCACATCCTGATGGAGACCGGACTGATGTGAACATGAGGACAGATATAAGGGATACCTTTGAAAGAAACAGGGTACTTACAAAGTCGGTGCCTGACCAGAGAGGTCCAGACGGTGCAGACCATTCATCTGTTTTTGAAAATGCACATTCCCAGCCCAGGGAAACTGGTGATGTCACTCTGTGCAAGAAATTCAAGGAGGATAACTCAGTTACACGTGATCAGCAACCTGTCATTAAGAAGAATGCAGCTTTAATAGAGAAAATTGAGAGTTTGAACAATAAGGCTAGAAATGTTGATGCACCTAATGTCCCAGAACCATCTTCATCCAAGGAGTTCAAGAGGCAGCAAAAAAGCACTGATTCAAAGgcagatcaagtgattaaagaTGTTTCGTCCACTGTCATTGCTGGTATTGTTTCTGCTTCTGATCAGGTGGCTTCTGTTTCTCATATTTCTCCTGTGCTGCAGAGACTACCAAATGTGCCTACTGATGGTACAATTGTTGGACCGTCACACTCACAGTTAGCTGAATTCAGCAAAACTGGAAAGCTTGGCAATTCAATTAATGATCATGCGCATAGGAGAGACGATTCGTCAAGAAACAATCACCATGGTCCTGCTAAAGACAGGTCACCTAATAAGTTTGCTGGTCATGGACGGGGTGAAAGTTCCACAACTGATTCTTTACCGGTAGTTGATTTGAGGAATAATAGTCAGCATGGCCAACCACCTGACACTGCTTCACAGCTGCAACCTGTGACAGTAACTGATGATATACCAGCTTCACTCGACTATGAGTCTCAG CGTGCAAAAATGAGAGAGTTGGCTGCACAACGTGCAAAAAAGTTgcaagccgaggaggaggagcgaatAAAGAACCAAAAAGCAAAAGCTCTTGCGAAATTGGAAGAACTGAACAGACGGTCATCAGTACTTCAGAAGAAATCAAATGATGCGAAAGTAGAAACTGATGATGCGCATATTAAGGAAAAGGCTGTACTTGATGTGACTGCTAAACTTGCCACTTCAACTGCTGAACTACCTGATATTACTCCACCTGCTAGTCTTACTGCTCTTCAGCCTCCTACCGATCCCATGTATAGTGTGGTTCTTGTACACTCTCCGTCTACTACACTATCACATTCTGCAGGTGATGGCGAAGACCCTGTTGCTCATGCCACTTCATCCTCAGCTAGGAACACACAGAGCAACACGGAGCATGTTGTGCAGAAAAATATCTCACAATCACATGACATCAGTGTTACAAAGCCTAGGCAAGGCTACAGAAGAAGACATGTTTCAGAGGAGGAAATTCCTGGCAAGAAGCCAAGCGTTCCAGTAAGCACTGGAAAtgctaagaaaaatattgaggTTTCTTTTGACACAACAACGGCTGTTGTTACATCACATGATCCCCCAGTCCAGAACAAGAAGGGTGCCCGACATTTGAGAAGTAAGAAAAAGGTGGATGATGCTTCAGTTACTTCTAAACATCCACCTGTGGTGTTTAATGAGCAGAATACAGTGAAAGTCTCTAGTGAGCCAAAGACACATACTGGTGGTGTTATCATCAATAGCTCTATAGTTTCCACTGAAGGTACTATTGTCACTGTGGGAAGTATAACTGTGGGTGGAATTTCGCTTGCATCTTTGAATCAAGAGCGTGTTAAATCACCAGATGGAGCACAGAATACAGAAAACAGCCGATCAAGATCTGAGCAAGCAACAAGATCAGGAAAACATCAGCATGCTGTTCGTCCTGTTGAGAAGCCACGTGGGAATGAAGGTGTCTTGTGGGCACCAGTTAAGCCATCAGGACAGAATGAACAATCTGACGGAGCCATGCTGAACACAGCAGTAGCTGATTCCACTCAACCAGCTGGGAAGCTCTCCAATGATGGGGAGAATGTTACAAGAACAAAGAGGGCTGAAATGGAAAGATATGTACCTAAGCTTCTGTCCAAAGAGCTGCAACAGCAGAATCTGGGGCCAACTTTACAGTCAGAAAAAACATGCGGGGACAACAAGAGTCATGATAAGGAAGCAATTGAGAAGTCCAGTGCTGCTAAATTCGATGCCACAACCGAACCCAGGAAATGGGAGGACAAGAAAACTAGTAAGGGACATGGAAAATCTCATCCATCTTGGCGCAGAAGGAATACAGATGAATCAGCTTCGGTGGTACCGAATCCTATTGAGCAAGCAGACAACTCTCATGAATCAAAGGAAGTTCAGAAGTCTGCTGATCAGAACCAGCCAATTGAACCCAACAAGCAAGAAGATAAGCAGTTAAAATCCAAGGTTGATACTTCTGCTGAGAACAGTTCAGCTTCAGCGCAAACAGTTTCATTACCTGTTAGTGCTGCAAAAGAACATAATGCAGCTAACAGGCAAAGGCGACAGCATGTTAAGGCAAGTAACTACTCAAATGAGAGCAAAGATAGAGAGGGCAGGAATGACTTTGTCCATCAATCAGCAACAACGGCCATGGATTCAAACTCATCCGATCATAGGAACATTTCAAGAACTGATGTGAAAAGCAGCGGGGTAGTTTCACATTCTAGAGGGCACTGGAAACCTAAATCCAACTCCCATCCTCAGAACAGCTCAGATGGCAATAGTGGTGTTGAAGGGCAAGTGGATTCCCATGGAGGTAGGTTTGAGATGAACAGCTCCAAAGGATCTGATAATACTACCCGTCAAGACAGCAGTGGTAAACCAATTAAAAGGAGTGATGGCATTGACGAAAAGGATGCGCACAACGAACAGGAGAACTTGACACGGGAAGATGGTAACCATGCAGAACAGCAGCAGGTTAATCCTCCACTACGTCGGCAGGGCCACCACAACGGGAGGTACAACAGAGGTGGTATGCACAGGGGAAGGGGTTATGATGCTGGGAGGTCAGGCCATGGCACAAATGCAGAAAGGCAGAAGGGTGGCAGTCATCTTGAGTACCAGCCAGTTGGATCCTACAAACCCGCAGACTTCCAGCAGAATCCAAGCGTTGATGAACGGACCGAGGGGCCTCCCGCTTCAGGACCCGCGTTCAGGGAGCACGGCCACAACAGGGGGCCACGCCCAGCAGGTCACTTTGTCAGGCGAAACCCTGCCTCGGCGTCAACTACTAATTCTTACCAAGACGAATAA